The Bacteroidales bacterium region TCCCCAACCGATCCCAAGCCATACGTTACCTGATCAAAGCACATCTGATAGCCGACAATTGGCAGGAAAACAAGCAAGTGGCAGGTACCGTGACTTTATTATACGACCACCACAAAAGAGATTTGTCGGGTCAATCTACCGACATTCAGCACGATCATCATAACCTGGTACTATCCATGCAACACATCCATCTGGATCACAATAACTGTCTTGAAACCATTGTATTGAAGGGACGGGCATCCCAGCTTATAGACCTCTCCGACAA contains the following coding sequences:
- the nikR gene encoding nickel-responsive transcriptional regulator NikR, yielding MAIKRFGVSLDEQVLEELDDLVAKHHFPNRSQAIRYLIKAHLIADNWQENKQVAGTVTLLYDHHKRDLSGQSTDIQHDHHNLVLSMQHIHLDHNNCLETIVLKGRASQLIDLSDKLIGLKGVKHGKLVMTSLD